From the genome of Thermococcus sp. M39, one region includes:
- a CDS encoding DUF1102 domain-containing protein has translation MISKGIILSVAVIFVLFFSISINKPIPISYALENDNGTFTIETPLPPYAFLYHGGNLTIDISEDNPFYPGYGEGLSRDAIYKFDDVMKVENNVTQTGASVICVIITSQMDGLKFYYSNTTPEDSISFTLGEYESVNVGIYINTTNYALGEVSGSFKIQAYEGACG, from the coding sequence GTGATCAGTAAGGGAATAATATTATCTGTAGCAGTAATTTTCGTATTGTTCTTCTCAATTAGCATTAACAAGCCAATCCCTATTTCCTATGCTCTTGAAAACGATAATGGCACATTTACTATTGAGACGCCACTCCCACCATATGCTTTTCTTTATCATGGGGGAAATTTGACAATTGATATTAGCGAGGACAATCCATTCTACCCGGGATACGGGGAAGGATTATCGAGAGATGCAATCTACAAGTTTGATGACGTTATGAAGGTAGAGAACAATGTGACCCAGACAGGAGCATCAGTCATTTGCGTAATTATTACTTCACAAATGGATGGTTTGAAGTTTTACTACTCAAACACAACACCCGAAGACAGCATTAGCTTTACATTAGGCGAATATGAGTCAGTGAACGTTGGTATCTACATCAACACCACAAATTATGCCCTTGGCGAAGTTTCTGGGAGCTTTAAGATACAAGCTTATGAAGGTGCATGTGGATGA
- a CDS encoding DUF434 domain-containing protein: MPSPLFEAYLDLKYLLNRGYRKSVALNFVANHYKLKKEDRHLLARCVFSEKEIGYRKKKRKPINFVNGKILAVDGFNVLITLESVLEGKAILCEDGFVRDLKYQRGYRVSEKTGEILFFLLKFLSKFNPKRVIFLYDKPVSKSGEVAKLTNEIIERVGLSGAAETVNAVDFELKKFEIVATSDLAVIDKVKYVVDIPQELAESEKIEIKKFEEILNEDLGH; the protein is encoded by the coding sequence ATGCCCTCTCCCCTTTTTGAGGCATATTTGGATTTGAAGTATTTGCTCAACAGAGGGTATAGAAAAAGTGTTGCTCTGAATTTTGTAGCTAATCACTACAAATTGAAAAAGGAAGACAGACACCTTTTGGCTAGATGTGTTTTTAGTGAAAAAGAAATAGGATATAGAAAAAAGAAGAGGAAGCCAATCAACTTCGTAAATGGCAAAATCCTGGCTGTTGATGGATTCAATGTTTTAATAACTTTAGAATCTGTTCTCGAAGGAAAAGCGATACTCTGCGAAGATGGCTTTGTTAGAGATTTGAAGTATCAGAGGGGATATAGAGTTAGTGAAAAAACTGGAGAAATACTATTTTTTCTCTTGAAGTTCTTATCTAAGTTTAACCCAAAAAGGGTTATCTTTCTCTATGACAAGCCTGTCAGCAAAAGCGGTGAGGTGGCAAAGCTTACAAATGAAATTATTGAAAGAGTTGGTCTTTCTGGAGCAGCAGAAACTGTAAATGCTGTAGATTTTGAGCTTAAAAAATTTGAAATCGTTGCAACTTCAGATTTAGCCGTAATCGATAAGGTAAAATACGTTGTTGATATACCCCAAGAACTTGCAGAAAGTGAGAAGATTGAGATAAAAAAGTTTGAAGAAATCTTAAACGAAGACCTGGGTCATTAA
- a CDS encoding signal peptidase I, with translation MRLLELLFTFVIGLVLITSIAGFILDRPILISYVYSDSMSPTLEKGDLFFINPLSKGDVNDIIVFKMNNEWTVHRIYVKDFDGYITKGDNNVATDQQEGKNPKITKDAVIGKVITIGGEPLKIPRAGDYISSLSKKGSNLYVAIAFLVIGAILLTTSSEERKRKKKRRKYIRVKFKTLYAVTASLTVAVLILSMMLSWGTLTFSYSSTLASGQREGWYLPGSMFEEELTLKNRAIYPFLYFIEPQGDRIEILSEKSFKISGGNEKKIKVQVSVPEDTRVYGEKINVYAYLPILPERIITELYYKSPYLPFIAYIAEASFFLTLLYFAVGAGSEDIIKYRVHRSKIFDKLRESVGL, from the coding sequence ATGAGGCTTCTAGAACTTCTTTTTACCTTTGTTATTGGTTTAGTTCTGATCACATCAATAGCAGGATTTATTCTTGATAGACCTATCTTGATATCTTATGTTTATTCCGATAGTATGAGTCCAACATTAGAGAAAGGGGACTTATTCTTCATAAATCCCCTCTCAAAGGGCGATGTTAATGATATCATTGTTTTTAAAATGAACAATGAGTGGACAGTTCACAGAATCTATGTGAAAGATTTCGATGGATACATAACAAAAGGAGACAACAATGTCGCAACTGACCAGCAAGAAGGCAAAAATCCAAAGATAACAAAGGATGCAGTAATAGGCAAAGTTATAACAATTGGAGGAGAACCCCTAAAAATACCAAGAGCAGGAGATTACATAAGCAGCCTTTCTAAAAAAGGTTCAAACCTGTATGTTGCAATAGCATTTTTAGTTATAGGGGCAATCCTCTTAACAACCAGCAGTGAAGAGAGAAAAAGGAAAAAGAAAAGAAGAAAGTACATAAGAGTAAAATTTAAGACACTTTATGCAGTAACTGCTTCTCTAACAGTGGCAGTTTTGATCCTTTCGATGATGCTCTCATGGGGAACTTTAACTTTCAGCTATTCCTCAACCCTAGCTAGTGGTCAAAGAGAAGGCTGGTATTTGCCAGGCTCTATGTTTGAAGAAGAGCTGACATTAAAAAATAGGGCAATTTACCCATTCCTGTACTTTATTGAGCCCCAAGGAGATAGGATCGAAATTTTGAGCGAGAAGTCCTTTAAAATATCTGGAGGCAACGAAAAAAAGATAAAAGTTCAGGTAAGCGTTCCGGAAGATACAAGAGTCTACGGAGAAAAGATTAATGTCTATGCATATTTGCCAATCTTGCCTGAAAGAATCATAACAGAACTTTACTACAAAAGCCCGTACTTGCCATTCATTGCATACATCGCAGAAGCATCGTTCTTCTTAACACTCCTTTACTTTGCGGTGGGAGCTGGAAGCGAAGACATAATCAAGTATAGAGTTCACCGCTCAAAGATTTTTGACAAACTTAGGGAGAGTGTTGGATTATGA
- a CDS encoding DUF1102 domain-containing protein has protein sequence MNKLIGLALLLVGMMLAVGAGANFRYYEADRDIIVAIVADDNELIDLTPVQPYARLSNGKLYIDISEYNPNKPEWGGLGLSPNTTYVFEEMFNVSNDLWENNQTDFPICVTLSVSGSYDVKIFAGNYTSPTAGPAASITFTVYHGSPVPIGFVFNNTNMSPGSYQTQLQIHAIAGACT, from the coding sequence TAAACTTATCGGTTTGGCCCTACTTTTAGTGGGGATGATGTTAGCGGTTGGCGCCGGAGCCAACTTTAGGTATTATGAAGCAGACAGGGACATTATAGTTGCCATCGTTGCAGATGACAATGAACTAATTGACTTAACACCAGTACAGCCCTACGCACGCCTAAGCAATGGGAAATTGTACATTGATATCAGCGAATATAATCCAAACAAACCAGAGTGGGGTGGACTTGGACTCAGCCCGAACACAACCTATGTCTTTGAAGAAATGTTTAATGTTAGCAACGACCTTTGGGAAAACAACCAAACGGATTTCCCAATTTGTGTAACCCTTAGTGTTTCAGGTTCGTATGATGTCAAAATATTTGCAGGCAACTACACTAGTCCAACTGCAGGTCCAGCTGCTTCAATAACGTTTACGGTATACCACGGAAGCCCAGTCCCAATTGGATTTGTATTCAACAACACAAACATGTCACCAGGAAGCTACCAGACACAACTTCAAATACACGCAATTGCAGGCGCATGTACATGA
- a CDS encoding DUF5305 family protein translates to MKKFNLEIIENINWKKVSLAILLIAFLFFSAYSVLAFQREPITRTTRTVGSYTQKGVFQHKAFFSNTSLYGNVKSMKYYPKDITESISGVYVYTFTPGKDITGKYKLTIVTTYYVSKGKEKIILWEETLVESEGELENGIMGEAISFNLADLNKRTEEIKKGLGIKRFSKDTKIIVQVSARGNVNGKKVYEKFEQTINMVVDSTNGLIYFTNEEAEIKNNLVETNVKTNFLSLLGKPVSVSTARKVFPLLAFLSTLPVFGMIYTAKANAPKDRLKDLRRYIIEGVPSDVDKKITLATEDDLKKTFELIDKPILHYQEDDSEVYAIVDDGVLYEYRREF, encoded by the coding sequence GTGAAGAAATTTAATTTAGAGATAATAGAGAACATCAACTGGAAAAAAGTAAGTTTAGCAATTCTGCTGATAGCATTCCTGTTCTTCTCTGCTTATAGTGTATTGGCATTTCAAAGAGAGCCCATAACTAGAACCACTAGAACTGTGGGGAGCTACACCCAAAAAGGAGTTTTTCAGCATAAAGCGTTCTTTTCAAATACATCACTTTATGGAAATGTAAAAAGCATGAAATATTACCCCAAAGACATAACCGAGTCAATATCAGGGGTTTATGTTTATACTTTCACGCCTGGAAAGGACATAACTGGAAAATACAAGCTTACTATAGTTACAACGTATTACGTCTCAAAAGGTAAAGAAAAAATCATTCTTTGGGAGGAGACGCTCGTAGAGAGTGAAGGAGAGCTCGAAAACGGAATAATGGGAGAAGCAATAAGCTTTAACTTAGCTGATCTGAACAAGAGGACAGAAGAAATCAAGAAGGGTCTTGGCATTAAGAGATTTTCAAAGGACACCAAGATCATAGTTCAAGTTTCAGCCAGAGGAAATGTTAATGGAAAGAAAGTTTACGAGAAGTTTGAGCAGACAATTAATATGGTTGTGGATTCAACAAACGGGCTCATATATTTCACGAACGAAGAAGCAGAGATAAAGAACAACTTAGTTGAGACAAATGTCAAGACAAACTTCTTGAGTCTTCTCGGGAAGCCAGTGAGCGTCAGCACAGCGAGAAAAGTATTTCCGCTTTTGGCGTTCCTAAGCACACTCCCAGTCTTCGGAATGATTTACACAGCAAAGGCAAACGCTCCAAAGGATAGACTCAAAGACTTGAGAAGATACATAATTGAAGGCGTTCCAAGTGATGTGGATAAGAAAATCACGCTCGCTACAGAAGATGATCTAAAGAAGACCTTTGAACTGATTGATAAGCCTATACTGCACTACCAAGAAGATGATAGCGAAGTTTATGCAATTGTAGATGATGGAGTCCTCTACGAATACAGAAGGGAGTTTTAG